The Novipirellula galeiformis genome contains a region encoding:
- a CDS encoding PAS domain S-box protein — MSNPLIVGVGASVDGLQAFQEFLITLGETPGMAIVVVPHGDGASASRFAERLPEITKLDVVEIIGRHRVEADTIYLGSPQQRIELVHGFVTVVAREHEGPQAAAIDHFFNSIAKQPDVCGVGVIFSAGGSDRNLGLKTLRDRGGLPFPQDPRSDQFDNLSPSVATTGVPRPLMSPQALGTELLQYATQQRNQANAPGWKHFHVQIEEAIPTIVTPIDEFAPATAVIDPSGQVITSSPNIGRYLTIDGGTFQTNIIKMAPRDLRSGLRAAIANATQQNRTVHHEPLSLCDGEKPGRVMLTVQPIPRLGEDVPLLLVVFHELGFPQGREPFKPSGASATEDKDAIIAHLQRELETTREALDRSIQDLEAANGNRESSKQEVRTSIDATGRAKTVLENWFGSEQSATVFLNHDLLILGFTPAICEIYGLVRSDVGRPLLNFVPRVNEMPPLPDPKSLAEGDCIEHPVTATSGKSFIRRVLPYKSPHGPDEGIVVTFTDVSEQRESQKQLVTPVTQPRSIAQATPSRVAYVTPNLRYGFVNAAYAAQWQQGIEDVVGKKILEVVGPEHYQNIEPHLTQGLHGKHTTCEMTLHVPDSTETQIMEVTYVPQANPDGTIVGCHMVLTDITERKRSEQALLRSRQELAVGVDVAKLGLGRVDFINNRITLTAEAAAMHGISDSEITITRDAFHAHYHPEDRESVIQLVQDCLDGNGDGRCDLEYRIVLANGQTHWISTRKQVEFDRSVDPPRPTTAILAAQDITERKHAELNMAFLADLQAQFSSLASVAELMAVATEQTAKYLGLSRCILAEFDEQAQQVDIIYEHHDASLQSIVGRHRVEDFHTEVERKQLIAGRQFYLADTQHRRNDSQLAKQFRSLQIGAFCNSAYVTKQRIRFVVSATKPHAYQWRADELHLLQEIVNRLCVRIERARAETALADRETHLRRVIDNTVAFIGVLDIDGTLREANQPALSVASLRRDDVIGKPFWECYWWNYDDDVVAQLKSAFARTLQGETIRYDAVIRVGEDQRTTIDFMLVPVRDNNGKITHVIPSGVDVNDRKAAEDLVRQNAEQLADKQAKLIALLADYERAESKLQVLFDNGYYYTGIVELDGTSTDINEIALNQLGATIEQATNRPFWDCPWWGDNAMVKEKLKHGLAKAIAGEIYREDLPFWLSDGCERITDFIFTPARNQEGEVVFVVANGSDVTELRRAEDELKKREQHLKLSLQAGRLGTWEWNPESDRVTWSDELRSIFGRNDAPTDDSFAATMLVIHPEDRVEAANYLKAVIEGTGSTYRIDWRIIRADNGKTSWVENLGLISRNSMGKAILVTGITRDVTERKHYELALAEGKERLTMALRAGGMAVWEWSEEGAFWDESMCELLGLPAETQCDAQTLMALVHPDDLPRLTEAWFRTVEEKDCLDEEFRILRPDGSTRWIAAVGELVHRDAGEVKRVLGLTWDITEQHELQESLQVARAQAEAASNSKSEFLANMSHEIRTPMTAILGYTDLIAEQIAHPEALEHVRTIRRNGDFLLDIINDILDLSKIEAGKLEVSSEPFAPCRLIEDVRSIMEVRATEDGLDLAVEYVGGVPAQVVSDPKRLKQILVNLVGNAIKFTHHGGVRLRVHYLADQQAMRIDIIDTGIGMKPEQQTRLFKPFMQGDSSVTRDFGGTGLGLAISQRLAKMLGGNITAHSIEGKGSTFSVTIATGDIRGIALNQPSLTVPPPSEDHEQTAPITLDCNILVVDDRRDIRFLSKSLLRKAGATVDEAEDGEVAIEMVEAKIGQGKCYDLILLDMQMPRLDGYQTAEQLRRLGFAGPIIALTADAMQGDMPRCIQSGCNDYLSKPINKIVMLQLVRRYVDRSSPP; from the coding sequence GTGTCCAATCCGTTGATCGTTGGCGTGGGGGCATCCGTAGATGGTCTGCAGGCGTTCCAGGAATTCTTAATCACGCTGGGGGAAACGCCTGGGATGGCGATTGTGGTCGTTCCCCACGGCGATGGAGCCAGCGCGTCACGATTCGCCGAACGCTTGCCTGAGATCACGAAGCTTGATGTCGTTGAAATCATCGGGCGTCACAGGGTCGAAGCGGACACGATCTATCTCGGTTCGCCTCAGCAGCGGATCGAACTAGTACACGGCTTTGTAACGGTCGTCGCGCGTGAACACGAGGGCCCCCAAGCCGCAGCAATCGATCATTTCTTTAACTCCATTGCCAAACAACCAGACGTCTGCGGCGTCGGCGTGATTTTCTCCGCTGGGGGAAGCGATAGAAACTTGGGGCTCAAAACGCTACGGGATCGTGGCGGATTGCCGTTCCCTCAAGATCCAAGATCAGACCAGTTCGACAACCTGTCTCCCAGCGTCGCCACGACGGGCGTCCCTCGCCCGCTGATGTCACCCCAGGCGCTGGGGACCGAATTGCTGCAATACGCCACACAGCAGCGAAACCAAGCCAACGCACCTGGGTGGAAACATTTTCATGTCCAAATCGAAGAAGCGATTCCGACGATCGTCACTCCCATCGACGAGTTTGCTCCCGCAACCGCGGTGATCGACCCATCGGGCCAAGTGATAACCAGTTCGCCGAACATCGGCAGATACTTGACAATCGACGGAGGGACTTTCCAAACCAACATCATCAAGATGGCCCCTCGCGATTTGCGAAGCGGGTTGCGCGCCGCAATCGCAAATGCCACGCAACAAAACCGGACGGTTCATCACGAACCTTTGTCGCTGTGCGACGGCGAGAAGCCTGGTCGGGTGATGTTGACGGTCCAACCCATACCGCGTTTGGGTGAGGACGTCCCTTTGCTCTTGGTCGTCTTTCACGAACTCGGCTTCCCCCAAGGTCGCGAGCCATTTAAACCATCGGGGGCGAGCGCAACCGAGGATAAAGATGCGATCATTGCGCACCTGCAACGCGAGCTCGAAACGACACGCGAGGCCCTTGATCGATCGATCCAGGATCTGGAGGCGGCCAACGGAAATCGCGAAAGTTCAAAACAAGAAGTACGTACAAGCATCGATGCCACGGGGCGTGCCAAAACCGTATTAGAAAATTGGTTTGGCAGCGAGCAAAGCGCCACCGTTTTCCTCAATCACGATTTGTTGATTCTCGGTTTCACCCCGGCCATTTGCGAAATCTACGGTTTGGTTCGCAGCGATGTCGGCCGTCCGCTGCTGAATTTTGTCCCGCGAGTCAACGAGATGCCGCCCTTGCCCGATCCCAAGTCGCTTGCCGAAGGCGACTGCATTGAGCACCCGGTCACCGCGACATCGGGCAAGTCATTCATTCGCCGGGTCCTGCCTTACAAGTCACCCCACGGCCCAGACGAAGGGATCGTCGTCACGTTTACCGATGTCTCGGAACAACGCGAGAGTCAAAAACAGCTCGTTACCCCCGTAACGCAACCGAGATCCATTGCCCAAGCGACTCCGTCACGGGTCGCATACGTCACCCCCAACCTACGGTACGGCTTTGTCAATGCGGCCTATGCGGCTCAGTGGCAGCAAGGTATCGAGGATGTGGTTGGAAAGAAGATCCTAGAGGTTGTCGGCCCCGAACATTACCAAAACATTGAACCCCATCTGACTCAGGGACTGCACGGCAAGCACACGACATGCGAGATGACGCTCCATGTTCCCGATTCGACCGAGACTCAGATCATGGAGGTCACCTACGTCCCTCAAGCGAATCCCGATGGCACGATCGTCGGTTGCCATATGGTGTTGACGGACATCACCGAACGCAAACGCTCTGAACAAGCCTTGCTGCGGTCGCGGCAAGAATTGGCGGTTGGAGTGGACGTTGCAAAACTGGGACTTGGCCGAGTCGATTTCATCAACAACCGCATCACGTTGACCGCCGAAGCCGCCGCGATGCATGGAATCAGCGACAGCGAGATCACGATCACACGCGACGCATTTCACGCCCACTACCATCCGGAGGACCGCGAGTCGGTGATCCAACTCGTGCAAGATTGTCTTGACGGCAATGGCGATGGCCGCTGTGACTTGGAATACCGGATCGTATTGGCCAATGGCCAGACGCATTGGATCAGCACCCGGAAGCAGGTTGAATTTGACCGCAGCGTCGATCCCCCGCGACCCACCACTGCGATTCTCGCCGCCCAAGACATCACCGAACGCAAACACGCGGAATTGAACATGGCGTTCTTGGCGGACTTGCAAGCACAATTTAGCTCGCTCGCCTCAGTCGCTGAATTGATGGCGGTGGCGACCGAGCAAACCGCGAAGTACCTCGGTTTGTCACGCTGTATCTTGGCTGAATTTGATGAACAAGCGCAGCAAGTGGATATCATTTACGAGCACCATGACGCCTCGCTCCAAAGCATCGTGGGAAGGCATCGAGTGGAGGACTTCCACACGGAAGTGGAACGCAAGCAATTGATTGCCGGGCGACAATTTTATCTTGCCGACACACAGCATCGCCGGAACGATTCTCAACTCGCCAAACAGTTTCGCTCGCTCCAGATTGGTGCATTTTGCAATTCGGCCTATGTCACCAAACAACGCATCCGCTTTGTCGTCTCAGCGACAAAACCCCACGCCTATCAATGGCGTGCGGATGAATTGCATTTGTTGCAAGAGATTGTCAACCGCCTCTGTGTTCGGATCGAACGAGCGCGAGCGGAAACGGCGTTGGCCGACCGAGAAACCCATCTTCGCCGCGTGATCGACAACACCGTCGCTTTCATTGGAGTGCTCGATATCGATGGCACGCTGCGTGAAGCCAACCAACCGGCACTGAGTGTGGCGTCACTCCGTCGCGACGATGTGATTGGAAAACCGTTCTGGGAATGTTACTGGTGGAATTATGATGACGATGTGGTCGCGCAACTAAAGTCCGCCTTCGCACGCACGCTTCAAGGCGAAACGATTCGCTATGACGCGGTTATCCGTGTCGGTGAGGATCAACGCACCACGATCGACTTTATGTTAGTGCCCGTCCGCGATAACAACGGCAAAATTACTCACGTGATCCCATCGGGGGTGGACGTCAACGATCGCAAGGCCGCCGAAGACCTCGTTCGTCAAAACGCCGAACAATTGGCCGACAAACAAGCCAAATTGATCGCGTTGCTTGCCGATTATGAACGGGCCGAAAGCAAATTACAGGTGTTGTTCGACAATGGTTATTACTACACCGGCATCGTCGAACTCGACGGCACTTCGACGGACATCAATGAAATTGCACTAAACCAACTCGGCGCGACCATCGAGCAAGCCACCAATCGCCCCTTCTGGGATTGCCCTTGGTGGGGCGACAATGCAATGGTCAAAGAAAAGCTGAAGCATGGCTTAGCAAAAGCGATCGCCGGTGAAATCTATCGTGAGGACTTGCCATTTTGGTTATCTGATGGCTGCGAGCGGATCACCGACTTTATCTTTACCCCAGCGCGCAACCAAGAGGGCGAGGTCGTGTTCGTCGTCGCCAACGGCAGCGACGTGACCGAACTTCGCCGCGCAGAGGATGAGTTAAAGAAACGGGAGCAACATCTGAAGCTATCCCTCCAAGCAGGTCGGCTGGGCACCTGGGAATGGAACCCCGAGAGCGATCGAGTCACGTGGTCCGACGAACTCCGCAGTATCTTCGGCAGGAACGACGCGCCCACGGACGACTCCTTTGCCGCCACCATGCTTGTCATCCACCCGGAGGATCGCGTTGAAGCTGCGAATTATCTCAAAGCCGTTATCGAAGGGACCGGATCGACCTATCGAATCGATTGGCGAATCATCCGTGCGGACAATGGCAAGACGAGTTGGGTCGAAAACCTTGGGCTGATCTCGCGCAACTCAATGGGCAAAGCAATTCTCGTCACCGGCATCACTCGTGACGTCACCGAACGTAAACATTATGAGTTGGCACTCGCCGAAGGCAAAGAGCGATTGACGATGGCGCTGCGTGCCGGTGGCATGGCGGTTTGGGAGTGGAGCGAAGAAGGAGCGTTTTGGGATGAATCGATGTGCGAGCTACTCGGCTTGCCCGCCGAAACGCAGTGTGACGCTCAAACGTTAATGGCGTTGGTGCACCCCGACGATCTTCCGCGTTTGACGGAAGCTTGGTTTCGAACCGTCGAAGAAAAAGACTGCCTCGATGAAGAGTTTCGAATCCTTCGTCCCGATGGATCGACGCGCTGGATCGCGGCAGTCGGCGAACTTGTGCATCGCGATGCAGGCGAAGTAAAACGCGTGCTCGGCTTGACCTGGGACATTACCGAGCAGCACGAACTGCAAGAATCGTTGCAAGTCGCTCGCGCTCAGGCTGAAGCGGCCAGTAATTCGAAGAGTGAATTCCTAGCCAACATGAGTCACGAGATTCGCACCCCCATGACCGCAATCCTAGGTTACACCGATTTGATCGCGGAACAGATCGCGCACCCCGAAGCGTTGGAGCATGTCCGAACGATCCGTCGCAACGGCGATTTTCTTCTCGACATCATCAACGATATTTTGGATCTCTCAAAAATCGAGGCGGGCAAACTAGAAGTCTCCTCCGAGCCGTTTGCTCCGTGTCGATTGATTGAGGACGTTCGTTCGATCATGGAGGTCCGAGCAACCGAGGACGGCTTAGATCTGGCTGTCGAATACGTTGGCGGAGTTCCCGCCCAAGTCGTCTCGGACCCCAAACGTCTCAAACAAATCTTGGTCAATCTGGTCGGAAATGCAATTAAATTCACGCACCACGGTGGCGTGCGTTTACGAGTTCACTACCTTGCCGATCAGCAAGCGATGCGTATCGATATCATCGACACTGGCATCGGGATGAAGCCGGAGCAACAGACGCGTTTGTTCAAGCCGTTCATGCAGGGCGACTCCAGCGTGACGCGAGACTTCGGTGGCACTGGACTCGGTTTGGCGATAAGCCAGCGATTGGCCAAGATGCTCGGAGGCAACATCACCGCCCACAGTATCGAAGGCAAAGGCAGCACTTTCTCTGTCACGATCGCTACCGGTGACATCCGTGGCATTGCTCTCAATCAGCCGTCCTTGACGGTGCCCCCCCCCAGCGAAGACCACGAGCAAACCGCGCCGATCACGCTCGATTGCAATATTTTGGTCGTCGATGATCGCCGTGACATCCGCTTCCTCAGTAAATCGTTGCTACGCAAAGCGGGAGCAACCGTCGACGAAGCCGAAGACGGCGAAGTCGCGATCGAAATGGTCGAAGCCAAGATCGGTCAAGGAAAATGCTACGACTTGATCCTGCTCGACATGCAGATGCCAAGACTCGACGGCTATCAAACCGCCGAACAACTGCGTCGACTCGGGTTTGCTGGCCCGATCATCGCCCTCACCGCCGACGCGATGCAAGGGGATATGCCCCGCTGCATTCAAAGCGGCTGTAACGACTACCTTAGCAAACCGATCAACAAAATCGTGATGTTGCAACTAGTGCGTCGCTACGTTGACCGCAGTTCACCCCCATGA
- a CDS encoding type 1 glutamine amidotransferase domain-containing protein: MNDQKLSGKRIAFLATDGFEQVELTAPWKAIHAAGAEVVLVSPKHGEIQGMNHDEKADTFKVDQDVASASAEDFDGLVLPGGVANPDSLRTCDTSVSFVRDFFKQHKPVAAICHGPWTLIEADVVRGRRMTSWPSLKTDLKNAGAQWCDEACVCDEGLVTSRNPDDLPAFCDKAIEEFAEGKHAEQTV, from the coding sequence ATGAACGATCAGAAATTAAGTGGGAAACGAATCGCGTTTCTTGCCACGGATGGGTTCGAGCAAGTCGAGTTGACTGCGCCCTGGAAAGCGATTCACGCCGCCGGGGCAGAAGTTGTATTGGTCTCGCCCAAGCATGGTGAGATCCAGGGGATGAACCACGATGAGAAAGCCGACACGTTCAAGGTCGATCAAGACGTCGCATCGGCTTCCGCCGAGGACTTTGATGGTCTCGTCCTTCCGGGCGGCGTTGCCAATCCCGATTCGCTGCGAACCTGTGACACTTCGGTTAGTTTTGTCCGTGATTTCTTTAAACAGCACAAACCGGTGGCGGCGATCTGTCATGGCCCTTGGACTTTGATCGAAGCCGATGTCGTTCGCGGTCGCCGCATGACATCATGGCCAAGTCTGAAGACCGATCTGAAGAACGCCGGAGCCCAGTGGTGTGACGAAGCATGCGTCTGTGATGAAGGCTTGGTGACCAGTCGCAACCCCGACGACTTGCCGGCATTTTGCGACAAGGCGATCGAAGAGTTTGCCGAGGGCAAACACGCCGAGCAAACCGTTTAA
- a CDS encoding pyridoxamine 5'-phosphate oxidase family protein, whose amino-acid sequence MDKYEKLVDLMGDFDSAMLVTRCSDGSLEARPMAVAELEPDGGLWFVTDRNSGKVADLRLDDEVAVTMQGSNKFASLAGTARAIDDRAKLDQLWNDAWKVWFPEGKTSASIVLLHVEPQRGEYWDQSGVTGLKYLIKAGKAYLQGKRVSNDASVNATVSM is encoded by the coding sequence ATGGACAAGTACGAGAAATTAGTCGATTTGATGGGCGATTTTGATAGCGCGATGCTGGTGACCCGCTGCAGCGATGGTTCGCTCGAGGCGCGACCGATGGCGGTCGCCGAGTTGGAGCCCGACGGCGGTCTTTGGTTTGTCACCGACCGCAACTCGGGCAAGGTTGCCGACCTGAGGCTCGACGACGAAGTTGCAGTGACGATGCAAGGATCGAACAAATTCGCCTCGCTGGCCGGAACCGCCCGCGCGATCGATGACCGGGCGAAACTAGACCAATTGTGGAATGATGCCTGGAAGGTCTGGTTTCCCGAAGGCAAAACGAGTGCGTCGATTGTGCTGCTGCATGTCGAACCACAGCGTGGCGAATATTGGGATCAATCCGGTGTGACCGGACTGAAGTACCTGATCAAGGCGGGTAAGGCATACTTGCAGGGCAAACGCGTCTCGAACGATGCGTCGGTCAACGCCACCGTTTCAATGTAG
- a CDS encoding DUF4235 domain-containing protein, translating to MIDQVQEKLQHIRSSAQEGFDEQPDGRNEGIGRTENLLALAAAIGATFLARNALQAGWRTALDREPPKNPASSEVDWKDALLWGGVSGAIVGMVRIASRRASSNAYRRFYP from the coding sequence ATGATCGATCAAGTTCAAGAAAAACTTCAACACATCCGTTCCTCCGCCCAGGAAGGCTTTGACGAGCAACCCGATGGGCGTAACGAGGGGATCGGACGCACCGAAAATTTGCTTGCGTTGGCGGCAGCGATCGGGGCCACGTTCCTAGCACGCAATGCACTGCAAGCGGGATGGCGAACGGCACTGGACCGCGAACCGCCCAAGAATCCGGCTTCGTCCGAAGTCGATTGGAAGGACGCATTGCTTTGGGGTGGCGTCTCGGGAGCGATCGTGGGCATGGTCAGGATTGCGTCACGCCGAGCCTCCTCCAACGCTTACCGACGTTTCTATCCTTGA
- a CDS encoding sigma-54-dependent transcriptional regulator — protein sequence MPNVLVIDDDRAILALTEKALSPIADVETAATAKEGIAKLRNGTFDTVLLDIQLPDQNGLAVYCEIREFDRRIPVVFMTVEAASSTAIEAMQLGAFDYIGKPLSVEPLRDLVEKAIEQRQISSVPVAISADDKSSAESAELFIGRSTAMLDVFKAIGKVSKQDVPILIRGESGTGKELVARALYQYSHRGTETFLAVNCAALPDNLLESELFGHEKGAFTGAESRRIGKFEQCNGGTLFLDEIGDMAPSVQAKVLRVLQEQRFERVGGNKELKTDVRIIAATNRPLEQMVEEGDYREDLLYRLNGVTIELPPLRERLSDVPALVQFFMAQAKKEFNKPDLEGLSPEAAELLEGYHWPGNVRQLRAVIRRCVLDTVMPVITPDGLPKEINRLKTTAAGTDNHSAAESGPVEGAGLPQLVKRLLAEKSTDVYAEATQYMEKYVITEVLKSTDGNQSQAAEILGITRGKLRDRITSFDISLTSHVQIG from the coding sequence ATGCCTAATGTCCTGGTCATCGATGACGACCGAGCCATTCTCGCGCTGACGGAAAAGGCGCTTTCCCCCATCGCAGACGTAGAGACTGCGGCGACCGCGAAAGAGGGGATCGCCAAACTGCGAAATGGAACGTTCGACACCGTTCTGCTCGACATACAGTTGCCCGACCAGAATGGGTTGGCGGTCTATTGTGAAATCCGAGAATTTGATCGTCGCATTCCGGTCGTTTTCATGACGGTCGAAGCGGCTAGCAGCACTGCGATCGAGGCCATGCAGTTGGGGGCGTTCGATTACATTGGCAAACCGTTGTCTGTCGAACCCCTCCGCGATCTCGTCGAAAAGGCAATTGAGCAGCGGCAAATCAGCAGCGTGCCAGTCGCCATCAGTGCGGACGATAAATCCTCCGCCGAATCGGCCGAACTATTTATTGGTCGATCAACAGCCATGCTGGACGTTTTCAAAGCAATTGGGAAGGTTAGCAAACAGGATGTGCCTATTCTGATTCGCGGCGAAAGCGGAACGGGAAAAGAGCTGGTCGCCCGCGCGTTGTATCAGTACAGCCACCGCGGCACCGAGACATTCTTAGCGGTCAATTGTGCAGCGCTACCCGATAACTTGCTCGAAAGCGAGTTGTTCGGACACGAGAAAGGAGCCTTCACGGGGGCGGAATCACGCCGAATTGGCAAATTTGAACAGTGCAACGGGGGCACGCTCTTCCTGGATGAGATTGGCGACATGGCGCCCTCGGTCCAGGCCAAGGTATTGCGGGTGCTTCAAGAGCAACGGTTTGAGCGTGTTGGTGGCAACAAAGAACTAAAAACCGATGTCCGCATCATCGCGGCCACCAACCGTCCCTTGGAACAAATGGTCGAAGAGGGAGACTATCGCGAAGATCTACTGTATCGTCTCAATGGCGTCACGATCGAACTACCACCGCTGCGTGAACGCTTAAGCGATGTTCCAGCACTGGTACAGTTTTTCATGGCCCAAGCGAAGAAAGAATTTAACAAACCAGACCTGGAAGGCTTGTCGCCCGAAGCAGCCGAGTTGCTCGAAGGCTACCACTGGCCCGGCAACGTCCGCCAACTGCGAGCGGTGATCCGGCGATGCGTCTTGGACACGGTGATGCCCGTGATCACCCCAGACGGATTGCCTAAGGAAATCAATCGCTTAAAAACAACGGCCGCAGGCACCGACAACCATAGCGCAGCCGAGTCTGGGCCAGTTGAAGGTGCGGGGCTGCCCCAGTTGGTCAAGCGATTGTTGGCCGAAAAGTCGACCGATGTTTACGCCGAAGCGACTCAGTACATGGAAAAGTACGTGATCACCGAAGTGCTCAAGTCGACCGATGGTAATCAAAGCCAAGCAGCAGAGATCCTGGGCATCACCCGTGGCAAGCTGCGTGACCGCATTACGAGCTTTGACATTTCGTTGACCAGCCATGTTCAAATCGGCTAG